The genomic region GAGTTGATGTTGTCGGATCCGAACGTGGACTTTATCATTCGGGGAGAAGGAGAAAAGCCGCTCTGCGATTTTCTTTACGAGTTTCAAAACGAGAAACGTTATGCGCTCGTTGATTCTCTCGGATGGAAAGAACACGGAAGACTGAACTTAAACCCGATCGGCGAGAATTTTTCCATACAAGAACTTCCTCCTCCCGATCTATCCTCTTTGTCCAAGGAACACTATCTTTTCGAAGGAAAGCCGATGCGTTTTATCATAACTTCGAGAAGTTGTCCGCATCGCTGTAGTTTTTGTTCGGTTCATACCACTTTCGGAACCAAGTATAGAAGAAACACGGTCGAGAACGTATTAAACGAAATCAAGGAATCGTATCGATTGGGTTATCGAGTTTTCGATTTTGAAGACGATAACCTAACCTTCTTTCGTCCCGAAATGAAACGCCTTTGCGAAGAATTGATCAATGCATTTCCGAACAAGGACGTTCAATTCGTCGCGATGAACGGAATTTCCTACATCAGCTTGGACAGCGAACTTCTTCATCTGATGAAGGACGCCGGTTTTACAAATCTGAATCTCGCGTTAGTCAGCTCGGACAAACTCGTTCGGGAAACAACCAAAAGACCGCATACGATCGAAAAATATCTTCAGATCGTTCAAGAAGGTTTCGAACTCGGATTTCAAATCACATCCTATCAAATCCTGGGACTTCCGATGGAAACTTTGGATTCGATGATGCAAACGCTTCGGTTTAACGCGAGACAACCTGTATTGATGGGTGCTTCTCTTTTTTATCTGACTCCGAATTCTCCGATCGCGAGCGGTTTTCCGAAAAGAAGCGAATCCGATATTTTTCTTTCCCGATTGACTTCGATGGCGATTCCTTCCGAACATTTTCAAAGAGAGGAAATTTATTCCCTTTTTATCGTAACCCGAATTCTGAATTTTTTAAAAAGCGCGCCCGTTCCAAAAGAGGAAACCGTTTCGCTCCATGACATTTTAAGAATATTAGAAAATTCCGGAATTCGATCCGCGCTCGGCGTTTCCCTTTTCAAAAAACTCACGGACGAAAAAATTCTTTACGCTTCCACAAACGGAGAATTCTTTCGTTTGAATAAGTTTCGTTACGAGGTTTTCGAGAAAGTGTTTTCGGAATTGGATTTTATAACCACGCTGAGCGGAGGAAGAATCGATCTTCAAGATTTAAAGGAATCAGTTTCTTCCAGCGCGAACGATTCCAAACTCGATTTTCGTCCGGTCTGATATGGAAACGTTCCGACTTTTTCTAATCTCTTATACAGTTTTCGGATCGTATCTCGGTTTTTTACTCTGCACGGGTCAAATGGTTTTAAATAAAATCACGGCCCTCAACCGACTTCTCGCTTTGTTGTTCGTTTGTCTAGGAGTGTTACAAATCTCCGTTCTTTGCATCGTTTACGAACCCGAGAATTTTTATCCTCGTTTGATTCTTTTGTATCTTCCTGTGTTGGGAACGATCGGTCCGGTTTTATACGGGATTCATAAAATCATCCAAGATCCGAATTTCGAACAAACCAAATTCGGGTTAAGAATAAAACACTGGATTCTTCCCGGAATTCTGTGGGCGATTTATCTTCTCAGTTTTGTTAAACGAAGTTCCGAAATCGAGGACGAAATCCGTTTCTTTTTAATCGAAAGAAGTTCTGCGGATTGGATCTGCGTTTTGCCGTTGGGAATTTTGATTTCTTACATTCTTTCCATTCTTAAGGGAAGCAGAATGTTGTTCAAAGGCGAGATTCTTAGAAACGAATGGACCGCGCGCGTTCTTTTGTTTATCTTATGCGCTACGATCCTCAATCATTCCGTTGCGACTTTGTTTTTGATCGATCGAAACGTTTTCTTTCTTCTTTTGAGTTCTTCGATGATGGCGTTCAGCCTTTGTGTTTCTTATCTAATCGGAAGAAAATATCCGCAGTATTTTCAAAATCTTCAAAACGTTGCAATGGAAACAGCCAAAAAATACGCGCGATCGCTTTTACAAGGAATCGATCGAAACACGGTGCGGGAAAATCTACTTCAATGTCTCGAAAAGGAAAAAATCTTTCGGGACGAGGACTTAACCTTATCAACGTTAGCCGACGAATTGGCGCTGACTCCGCATCAGCTTTCGGAGTTCATCAATCAGGAGATGGGAAAAAATTTCGCGGCTTTGATCAACGATTATAGAATTCGAGACGCGTGCGACTTTTTGTTAAACGAACCGGAACGGTCGATTTTGGACATCGCGTATGAAGTGGGGTTTAGAAGCAAAACGTCGTTTCATCGTTCTTTTCAGAAAGGAACGGGCTTGTCTCCGTCCGAATACAGGGAAAAGAATCGGAAAAAAGTTTCGGAATTTTAAAAACTAGGATAGAATTTCAATCGGATCGGACCCGGTTTATAAACTGGGACGACGACTTTCCGAAAGCGAGTTAGCATAACCCGATTCGACGATCGAAGAGGCGACTTATGAATTCTCAAGTGAAAACTCGAACCAAACCCTACGAAACGTTTTCCGAAAAGGAAAAGACGAAACGGATCATTCAATGGATCCGTTTTTGGGACAATCGAATTCGGTTTAGATTTCCTTTTTTAACGCGACATCAAGATACGATCGGTTTATCGATCACGATCGGCTCGGCATCCGGTATGATCCTGTTCGCCTCGCTCTATTTGATCGGAGCGATTCCTTTTTGGGTTTGTATCGTTTCCAACGCGATCCTTGCGTCCTTTCTCCACGAGATCGAACACGATCTGATTCATAATCTTTATCATAAGGGAAATGCGAAGATCCAAAACTTCATATTCTGGGTCGTTTGGCTTTTTAGAGCGAATACGGTCAATCCTTGGTTTAGAAGGGAGATTCATCTTCTTCATCATAAACTTTCCGGAAACAAAGAAGACGTGGAGGAAAGAATGATCGGAAACGGAATGCCTTTCGGTTTGAGAAGAATTCTTACGATGATCGACGGAAATTTCGCATTGGTTCTTCAGGGAAGAAAAGTCGCAAAGGACGCGTATTCCCAACTCAGAAAGATCAAAGCTCCTCGGATCATCGGACCTTATCGGGAAATCTTCTTTCTTTCGTGGTATTCGTTTTTGTTGTTAAACGCATTCCATATTTTGAATGTTTTGGTCGGAACTCCGATTTCCGAACCGGAGTTTTTACAGACGTTCCGATCGATTCTAAACGCGGCGGCCGTGGTCTATCTGATTCCGAACTGGCTTCGTCAAACTTCGATCCAGATCGTGTCTTCAAACATGCACTACTACGGCGATATACCGAACGTTTACAATCAAACCCAGGTTTTGAATTCTTGGTTTGTGTTTCCCTTTCATCTTTTCTGTTTCAACTTCGGAGCGACTCACGGAATTCATCACTTCGTTGTAAATCAACCTTTTTATCTCAGACAGTGGACTGCGTTTTACGCGCTTCCCGCGATGAAACGTTACGGAATTCGTTTTAACGATTTTGCAAGTATGTTCCGATCGAATTCCAAACTCGTTTCCGAAAATGAGTTCGAACTTTCCGAACCTACAAAACTTCAAATTCCCAATCCAAGATAACATAGATCGATGCAGAACACGAACGACTTGGAAAAAATCAAGATCCGGGAAAGAAGTTTAGACAAAGCGGAATCCGCGTTTTGGCTTTTGGATCAAGCGTCCTCGATGAACTTCGCGGTGATCGCGGAAGGAAACGGAGAATTGAACCAAAACGAAATCAGAAAAGCGCTCGATCACGTTCAAGCCAAACATCCGCTCGCAAACGCAAGGATCGAGCTCGAAAATGGAACCTACTTAACCTTTCGGATCGGAAACGAAAATCGAATTCCGATCCGGACCTTACGATCCGAAGGAACAAATTGGACGGACCTCGTCGCGGAAGAAATGATCGCTCCTTTTTCTTTAGGAGAATCTCCGTTAATCCGAAGTCTGATGATCGAACTCGAAGCGGATCGACGGATTTTCGTTTTGATTTTTCATCATAGCATTGCGGACGGCCGATCCGGCGCATATTTTATGATAGAGGTCCTGAACGCCACGAAAAATAATTTAGATAAATCGAATATTCAAAATTCAATAAATATCCCGGACTCGGCATTCTCCCTTTTGTCCGATAAAAGCTACGAACCAATCGATCCAAAAGCAAAAAACACGGACGCTCCCAAGACCGAAAAAATCAAAACGGGAACGATCCCTTCTTTTTCCAAAAAGAAAGAAAACGCAAAACCTTCTCTGTACGGTTTTCAAATCAACGAAACCGAACTTGAAAAACTTCTAATTCGTTCCAAAAAAAACGGAACCACCTTACACGGAATTCTCGGAGCCGTTCAACTATTCTCTTTGCGGGAACTGCTGGAAACGGAAGATCCGATTCTACTCAATCTTTCCAATCCTGCGGATCTAAAACCCTATCTCAACGAAAGAACTTCCGCATCCACACTCGGACTTTATATCACCTTGTTGACCGTCGGAGTTCCGATTCATAAAGGTTCGGATTTTTGGGAAGTCGCTCGGGAAATTTCATCCTCGCTCAAATTGCAACTCGGCAATCCGAACGAACGAACCCGTTTTTACGATCTACTTCCGAGCGCGGAACAGATTCTCAACAAACCCAATGGAATTCCGTTTTTTTCGGCTTTGTTGCAGAAATTTCCGCAGGCTTCGGCGCTCAGTAACGTGGGAATTCTACCTTCCGTAGAAAAATTCAAAATTAAGAATATTCAAAATGTATCATTTACGGTCCATCCGTCCCTATCCCAACCGGTCTTCGTTTCGGCTTCGACTTACGAGGGAAAACTAACGATCTACATCCATTGCGACTTGAATCGATGGATACGAAAAGATCTGGAAAAGTTTCAATTGGGATTTGAGGAAAAATTAAAGAGACTTGCAGGAAGTTGAATATTCCGAATCGAAATCTACAATCTCCAGTGAGACGTTTCGACCCGATCCGACCAATAATCCAAAGTGTTTTTTAGAATCGCCAGATCTAACGGTTTGATCAGACAGTCGTTCATTCCTTTGGAAACGTATTTTTCCTTACTGCTTTCGATCGCGTCCGCGGTCAAAGCGATGATGATCGGAAGTTCCTCGTTCTGTTTTTGGGAACGAATCCATTTGGTCGCTTCGATCCCGTCGACTTCGGGCATGTGAATATCCATAAGAACGATGTCGAACGTATCCAACTGCATTCTTTCGATCACCTCACTGCCGTTATGTACGACAACCGGATCGTATCCCAATTTTTTCAAAGCCCTTTCGATCAAAAGACAATTCGTTTCGTTGTCTTCCGCGACGAGAATTCGGATCTTCTTGGGAACCACGTCCGAAGAAACTCCTTCCAAATCTTTCGCGCTTGCAGGTTCGAGAATCGTTTCGATTTCGGACGCCGACGGAATTTCGTAAGCGATCGAAAAAGAAAACCGAGAACCCTTTCCTTCCTTACTTTCCAAACTCAAAACTCCGCCTTGCAATTCCACGAGTTGTTTGGTGATGCTCAAACCCAAACCGGAACCGCCGAACTTTCTCGCCGTGGACGTATCGCTTTGCGAGAACGCGTCAAAAACTTGTTTCTGTTTTTCGGGAGGAATTCCTATGCCCGTGTCCGAAACCGTAAATTCGATGAGAATATTTTCGTCGGAAATTTTTTTCTGAGAAACTTTTAATACGACTTCGCCGCGATTGGTGAACTTGATTCCGTTTCCGGAAAGATTCCATAAAATCTGACGAAGTCGAAGTTGATCTCCGTAAACGTATTCCTGAATGTCGAACTTGCCTTCCAGCTTGAAGTCGATCTGTTTTCGTTTTGCGAGAGGATACAAAAGATCGTGAATCTCGTCCAGAACGGAACGGATCGAAAAAACTTCCTTGTCGAGCGAGATTTTTCCGGCTTCGATTTTCGAAAAGTCGAGAATGTCGTTGATGATCTGTAACAACGATTTGGCGGAACCGGAAAGAATCTTGATGTATTCCTTTTGTTCTTCGTTGAGTTTCGTCGTTCCCAAAAGCTGAACCATTCCGAGCACGCCGTTCATAGGAGTTCGGATTTCGTGACTCATATTCGCGAGAAAACTACTTTTAACCTGGGACGCTTTTTCCGCGACTTCCTTCGCTTGAATGAGTTCCCATTCCGTTTCTCTTCTTTGTTGGATTTCCTTTTTGAGAAGAATGATGTTCTTATGAATCTCGGATTGTAATCCGTCCTTGAGTCTGAATTCCAATTCCTTAATTCTCTGAACGAGCATGATCGAAAAAAGAACGGATTGGGAGATATACGCCAACTTAAGAATGTGCAACGAAAAATAATCGAGAGAGATCACGCCGGACGCGCTGAGATTGGTGAGAATTCCCGCCGTCGGAAAGATCATGTGAATCAACAAAAGACTTTTCGCCGATTTAAAGCCGCTTTGAATCCGGATGATACAAAAGTAAACGATGATGAGGTTGTTGATCAATATTAGATAATATGAAAATTGATTCAGTTGAGTCGGATACAACAAGGACAACGGAAACAGAAGAAGATTGAAGAACACGTAAGTATACGTGGTGATTCTCGCGCGTTTGTCCTTTTGAACCTTATCCGGATATAAGAACTCCAAAGAAAAAAGAAACAAAAACAAGGCCGCGCTGTAAACGAGAAGAAGAGTGACCGGAAGATAATAGTGTCCGTAGTTCGGTTTAAAAAGAGGCAAAGCCAATCCGTCCCAAGACGTGAGATAAGCCGCGAAAAAGGTCAACATCAGAAAGTAATATAGATACGACCTCGTTCGGAAAAAGAAATACAACGAAAGGTTGTATAAACTCATCGCGATTCCGAAACCGACGGTCAAACCGACGACGATCGATCTGAATTGTTTCGTAACACGATATTCTTTTTCGGATTGAAGAACGAAAGGAATTCGAAGAGGAGTTCCGCTTTTGATTCTGCAGATGATCTGAACCTCTTCGCCCGGTCGAAGATCGAAGTCCAACGTGGGAAAGTTTTCGTCGTAGGTGCGGTTCGATCCGGCGAGAATTTCATGAACGATATTCTCGTGCGCATAACGATAATGAATGTCCACTTCCTGAAGATAAGGATTGTAAACTTCGAACTTTCCGTAATAACTTACGTCCGTATCGTTCTTTAACGGAATGTAAAACCACGCGGTATGATTCGTAAAACCGAGAGAGATCAGTTCGGAAGGAATGGTTTGAAAAGAAAGCGACTCGTCTCGGTTGAAAATTTTTTCCTTTAAGTCTTCGCCTTTCGCATCGCTAAAGTAATGCATGAAGGAACGAAAAGAACCGCTCTTCTGCAACTGAGAAATTTTGCCGGAAACGGGGAACTCGGATTCGCCGAACAGAGAAGCGTTGAGTAGAATCGTTATGCCGAATGATAATAAAAATCTCATATTAAAAACGGAAAGAACCAAAAAATCGGAACGGTTATTTTTGAGATACTTTCCGAGATCTATTTTATGAGTAAAAAGATTTTTTCAACCCGAGATCTTTTTGGCGTTCTTTAAAATCGATTAGACGATTCGTTTTCCTCGATTCCCGCACCGAGAATCTTATCGATCATTCCGTATTTCAGCGCTTCCTTTGCGGAAAACCAAGAATCCCGATCCGTGTCTTGTACGATTCGATCCAAAGGTTGTCCCGTGGCATTTGCCATAATTTCGTTCAAAAGGTCCTTTTCCCTCTTAACGGATTCAGCAAAAATACGAATGTCCTCCGCGGGACCTTTAAATTCTCCCATAACATGAGGTTGATGGATGAGAATTTTACTGTGCGGATACGCCGAACGATTTCCCTTATCACCGCAAAGAAGAAGAACCGCTCCGAAAGACATGGCCATTCCCAAACAAGTCGTATACACCGGCGGACGAACGCTATTCATTACGTCCAAGATCGCCAAACCCGCGTAAGTCGAACCACCGGGAGAATGAATGTACAACGAAATCGGTCTCGTGGGATCGACCGCTTCCAAATATAAAAATCGATCGATCAAATATCTCGCGGAGTTGTCGTTGACTTCTCCCCAAAGAAAAACCTTTCGTTGTTCGAGATAAACCGATTCGATCTGAGGAGAAGAATAAATCTGAGTTGCTTCCAATGTATTCTCCTCCGTCTAAGCCGCGACCGAAAGAAATCGAAGACAAGCCTCGGGTCTGTAAATTTCACCGATCCCGTCCCGGAGAATATCCTTCAACTTCAGATGTCTTTTTTTGATAAACGAAAGCGTTTTTCCCTGTGACTTTGAAATTTCGTCTAACGTAAAGTTTTTGTAATAATACAACTCGATCAGTTTTCGATCCTCGGGAGAAAGTCGGTTTACGTTTTTCAGGATCGCTTCCGAACGTTCCTTTTCGAAATAGGTAAGATGGGTTTCGCCCGCGTTCTGTTCGAATTGTTGGAGATCGGCGAAAACGAGACTTTGGTTTTCTTTTTTTCGTAGGATTCTATCCCCGTGTTTGATTACGGCTCTTTTGAGAAGAATCGGAAACGCTTCAAGAACCTTGATCGCGTTTAAGTTTCGATAAAGATCCCAAAAGGATTCCTGAACGACGTCCTCGGAAAGATCCTCGTCCTTGAGAATTTTCACCGCGTGTTGATAAGCGAAGCGGGAAAACCGATTCTGCAATTCCGTCCAGGATTTAAGATCTCCTGCCTTTGCGTTTTCCAAAAGTTCGATATAGGATTTGTCTTTCATACGTTTCAAAGTCCCGGTTCGCCGAATTTTAGTTCTTAAAAAACGATTCTCCTCCGGGAATTTTTCGGAAAAAGCATTTTATTTCCCGAAGCGGCCCGAAGGAGAATCAACGGCTAATGGATGTCTACATTCTACCCTTATCTTTCAGCCGATTTTTTAAAGCCTTGGACATCTGTTTGTCCTTTTGTTTTTTCTTTCTCGCCTCTTCGGGATCGTTTAGAATCCGATAGGCCCTCAGCTCTTTCGAGAGTTTTAAATAGGAAGAATATCGAGCCTCTTCGATTCTTCCGTCTTCCAAAGCCGCGGCGACTCCGCAATCCGGTTCTCCGTTATGCGAACAGTCGTTAAAGCGACATTGTTCCGCTGCCAAGGCGATCTCCGGAAATACTTCGTCGAGTTCGTCTTCGTCGCCTCCGGTAAAAAGTCCGACTTCGCGGATTCCGGGATTGTCCATCAGAATTCCGCCGCCGGGCAACAGAAACAATTCCCTGTGAGTCGTGGTATGTCTTCCGGTTCCGTCCGAGATTTTCACCCCGTTCGTTTTCTGGACGTTTTCGCCTAACAACGAATTAATGATCGTCGACTTACCCGCGCCCGAAGAACCCAAAAACGCGATCGTTTTTCCCGGTTCTATAAAACGGAGAATCGCGGAAGTCTGATTCGCGTCCAAAGCGGAAATCATTTCCACCGGAATTTCCCCCGCGACGGTTTTGATTTCTTCGAATTTGGTTTCGGGATTTTCGCAAAGATCCATTTTGTTCAACACGATCGCGGTTTGCGCTCCGCTTACCTTCGCCAAGAACAAATAACGTTCGATTCTTCTCGGACTGTAATCGTTGTCCAAACCCATGATGACCAACAACAAATCTATGTTCGACGCGATCGCTTGGGAACGGTTTCGTTTCCCGGGATTGCTTCTTCTTAAAAAGGTTTTTCTAGGAAGAATTTTTTCCACGATACAAAGATCGTCTCCGTCGATCTCGCGTACGAGAACCCAATCTCCAGCGACGATGGATTCTCCCGAAGATAAAAGGATTCCGGAGGGGATTCCCTTACGTTCGCCTTGGTCCGTTAGAATTTTTGAATATTCTCCGTAAACGGAAAGAATCCGTCCGGGTTTTAAGTTTTCGATCGATGGAGATTCCGTAAGAAAGATTTCCGGATCCCAACCGTATGAAACGAGGATTGAAGTTGATAGTGACATTTGATTCCTACTGATTTTGAATTAAGATACATAACGCCCCTATCCGTTTGGCGGATTCGAGGGTTTAGATTTTCAAAAAGGAATTAAACAATCATATTCGAACTTTCGATAATAGATTCCGTAAGTGATATTTTGAAGTCAACCAAAGAACGACTCAATTATTTCCACGAATTCAAATCCTCTCATCGCTATTTTTCTTGCAATATTTTCCTTTTTTGGAAATATTTTGCCAATTTAACCCAGGCAAAAACATTGATTAAAAAAATTTCTCAACCCATCGAAAAAATTAAAAGTCAATACGAGGCGGTCGTAATCGGTTCCGGTTACGGCGGCGGAATCGCGGCTTCGAGACTTTCCAGAGCCGGAATCGAAGTCTGTCTTCTGGAAAGAGGTAAAGAAATCAGACCTGGAGAATTTCCGAACAAGGAAATCCCCGCTTTTGAAGAAGTTCAAGCGAACTATGAGGACAAACATATCGGTTCCAAAAGCGGTTTATACGATTTTCATTTTAACAAAGACATCAACGTTTTGGTGGGATGCGGTTTGGGCGGAACTTCGCTTATCAACGCGAACGTAAGTTTGAGAGCGGTTCCCGAAGTGTTTCAGGATTCCGCTTGGCCGAAAAACATTCGCGAAGAAGCCGCGCGTCACGGGATGGATCCGTATTATTCCAAAGCGGAAGAGATGCTGAGACCGAACGTTCTTCCGAGTCAATACCGCGATCTCGCGAAGTTTAGAGCGTTGAAAACGTCCGCTTCTTTTTTGAAGAAGGATTTCTATCCGACTCCGATCAACGTTACGTTCGAATCGAAGTTGAATCACGTCGGAGTCAAACAGGACGCTTGTACGAACTGCGGTGATTGTGTAACGGGTTGCAACGTTTCTTCCAAGAACACTACGTTGATGAATTATCTTCCCGACGCGACCAACTTCGGAGCGCAGATCTTCACCGAAGTAAAAGTGAATTATATCGAAAAGAAATCGGATCATTGGCTCGTTCACTTCATTCCTTTGGGAGTGGATCGCGAAAAATTCAGCAAGGACGAACTTTTTATCCGTGCAAACACGGTGATTCTCGCAGCGGGAGCTTTGGGTTCCACGGAAATTCTTCTGAGATCCAAGGAGAAAGGTTTAAGCGTTTCCGACGCGGTCGGAGTTCGGTTTAGCGGAAACGGCGATATGTTAGGTTTTTCTTATAATGGAAACAAGAGAATCAACGGAATCGGTTTTGGAAGTAAGAATACGAACGGAAACGCAAACGTGGGCCCTTGTATTACGGGAGTGATCGATACGCGCGTTAATTCTCCCTTGAACGAAGGAATGATCATCGAAGAAGGTTCGATTCCGGGTGCGATCCGCGGACAACTTCCGGCGATCTTCGCCCTCGGTTCCAAACTCACGGGCGTAAAAACCAAAAAGGGATTTTTTCAGTGGGTAGTTGAGAAATTTAGAATATTCTTAAGTTTTATTCTCGGTCCGTATCGCGGCGCGGTTCGAAACACGCAGACTTATCTCGTGATGGCTCACGACGGAAACGACGGTAAGATGTTTCTTCAAGACGATCGTTTGAGAATTTCCTGGCCGAATGTGGGTAAAAAACCGATCTTCGAAAAGATCAGCACCATTCTCAAAGAATCCACCGTTCCGCTCAAAGGAACTTATATTAAGAATCCCGTATGGAACAAACTGACCGATC from Leptospira kmetyi serovar Malaysia str. Bejo-Iso9 harbors:
- a CDS encoding fatty acid desaturase; this translates as MNSQVKTRTKPYETFSEKEKTKRIIQWIRFWDNRIRFRFPFLTRHQDTIGLSITIGSASGMILFASLYLIGAIPFWVCIVSNAILASFLHEIEHDLIHNLYHKGNAKIQNFIFWVVWLFRANTVNPWFRREIHLLHHKLSGNKEDVEERMIGNGMPFGLRRILTMIDGNFALVLQGRKVAKDAYSQLRKIKAPRIIGPYREIFFLSWYSFLLLNAFHILNVLVGTPISEPEFLQTFRSILNAAAVVYLIPNWLRQTSIQIVSSNMHYYGDIPNVYNQTQVLNSWFVFPFHLFCFNFGATHGIHHFVVNQPFYLRQWTAFYALPAMKRYGIRFNDFASMFRSNSKLVSENEFELSEPTKLQIPNPR
- a CDS encoding ClpP family protease, with the protein product MEATQIYSSPQIESVYLEQRKVFLWGEVNDNSARYLIDRFLYLEAVDPTRPISLYIHSPGGSTYAGLAILDVMNSVRPPVYTTCLGMAMSFGAVLLLCGDKGNRSAYPHSKILIHQPHVMGEFKGPAEDIRIFAESVKREKDLLNEIMANATGQPLDRIVQDTDRDSWFSAKEALKYGMIDKILGAGIEENESSNRF
- a CDS encoding helix-turn-helix domain-containing protein: METFRLFLISYTVFGSYLGFLLCTGQMVLNKITALNRLLALLFVCLGVLQISVLCIVYEPENFYPRLILLYLPVLGTIGPVLYGIHKIIQDPNFEQTKFGLRIKHWILPGILWAIYLLSFVKRSSEIEDEIRFFLIERSSADWICVLPLGILISYILSILKGSRMLFKGEILRNEWTARVLLFILCATILNHSVATLFLIDRNVFFLLLSSSMMAFSLCVSYLIGRKYPQYFQNLQNVAMETAKKYARSLLQGIDRNTVRENLLQCLEKEKIFRDEDLTLSTLADELALTPHQLSEFINQEMGKNFAALINDYRIRDACDFLLNEPERSILDIAYEVGFRSKTSFHRSFQKGTGLSPSEYREKNRKKVSEF
- a CDS encoding condensation domain-containing protein → MQNTNDLEKIKIRERSLDKAESAFWLLDQASSMNFAVIAEGNGELNQNEIRKALDHVQAKHPLANARIELENGTYLTFRIGNENRIPIRTLRSEGTNWTDLVAEEMIAPFSLGESPLIRSLMIELEADRRIFVLIFHHSIADGRSGAYFMIEVLNATKNNLDKSNIQNSINIPDSAFSLLSDKSYEPIDPKAKNTDAPKTEKIKTGTIPSFSKKKENAKPSLYGFQINETELEKLLIRSKKNGTTLHGILGAVQLFSLRELLETEDPILLNLSNPADLKPYLNERTSASTLGLYITLLTVGVPIHKGSDFWEVAREISSSLKLQLGNPNERTRFYDLLPSAEQILNKPNGIPFFSALLQKFPQASALSNVGILPSVEKFKIKNIQNVSFTVHPSLSQPVFVSASTYEGKLTIYIHCDLNRWIRKDLEKFQLGFEEKLKRLAGS
- a CDS encoding B12-binding domain-containing radical SAM protein; this translates as MRLLLIQPPVEDFYDTDIRLQPIGLCYLKGAVQKFLPDVEVIIRDFHRGLGNKLAGRRTVPIPSELKYLKDYYPVPDKSPFSTFFEYFHFGASYESIANEVKELQPDLVGISSLFSPYYREALKTAETIKKVLNVPVLMGGSHVSACPELMLSDPNVDFIIRGEGEKPLCDFLYEFQNEKRYALVDSLGWKEHGRLNLNPIGENFSIQELPPPDLSSLSKEHYLFEGKPMRFIITSRSCPHRCSFCSVHTTFGTKYRRNTVENVLNEIKESYRLGYRVFDFEDDNLTFFRPEMKRLCEELINAFPNKDVQFVAMNGISYISLDSELLHLMKDAGFTNLNLALVSSDKLVRETTKRPHTIEKYLQIVQEGFELGFQITSYQILGLPMETLDSMMQTLRFNARQPVLMGASLFYLTPNSPIASGFPKRSESDIFLSRLTSMAIPSEHFQREEIYSLFIVTRILNFLKSAPVPKEETVSLHDILRILENSGIRSALGVSLFKKLTDEKILYASTNGEFFRLNKFRYEVFEKVFSELDFITTLSGGRIDLQDLKESVSSSANDSKLDFRPV
- a CDS encoding RNA polymerase sigma factor, yielding MKDKSYIELLENAKAGDLKSWTELQNRFSRFAYQHAVKILKDEDLSEDVVQESFWDLYRNLNAIKVLEAFPILLKRAVIKHGDRILRKKENQSLVFADLQQFEQNAGETHLTYFEKERSEAILKNVNRLSPEDRKLIELYYYKNFTLDEISKSQGKTLSFIKKRHLKLKDILRDGIGEIYRPEACLRFLSVAA
- a CDS encoding hybrid sensor histidine kinase/response regulator; this translates as MRFLLSFGITILLNASLFGESEFPVSGKISQLQKSGSFRSFMHYFSDAKGEDLKEKIFNRDESLSFQTIPSELISLGFTNHTAWFYIPLKNDTDVSYYGKFEVYNPYLQEVDIHYRYAHENIVHEILAGSNRTYDENFPTLDFDLRPGEEVQIICRIKSGTPLRIPFVLQSEKEYRVTKQFRSIVVGLTVGFGIAMSLYNLSLYFFFRTRSYLYYFLMLTFFAAYLTSWDGLALPLFKPNYGHYYLPVTLLLVYSAALFLFLFSLEFLYPDKVQKDKRARITTYTYVFFNLLLFPLSLLYPTQLNQFSYYLILINNLIIVYFCIIRIQSGFKSAKSLLLIHMIFPTAGILTNLSASGVISLDYFSLHILKLAYISQSVLFSIMLVQRIKELEFRLKDGLQSEIHKNIILLKKEIQQRRETEWELIQAKEVAEKASQVKSSFLANMSHEIRTPMNGVLGMVQLLGTTKLNEEQKEYIKILSGSAKSLLQIINDILDFSKIEAGKISLDKEVFSIRSVLDEIHDLLYPLAKRKQIDFKLEGKFDIQEYVYGDQLRLRQILWNLSGNGIKFTNRGEVVLKVSQKKISDENILIEFTVSDTGIGIPPEKQKQVFDAFSQSDTSTARKFGGSGLGLSITKQLVELQGGVLSLESKEGKGSRFSFSIAYEIPSASEIETILEPASAKDLEGVSSDVVPKKIRILVAEDNETNCLLIERALKKLGYDPVVVHNGSEVIERMQLDTFDIVLMDIHMPEVDGIEATKWIRSQKQNEELPIIIALTADAIESSKEKYVSKGMNDCLIKPLDLAILKNTLDYWSDRVETSHWRL
- the rsgA gene encoding ribosome small subunit-dependent GTPase A, translated to MSLSTSILVSYGWDPEIFLTESPSIENLKPGRILSVYGEYSKILTDQGERKGIPSGILLSSGESIVAGDWVLVREIDGDDLCIVEKILPRKTFLRRSNPGKRNRSQAIASNIDLLLVIMGLDNDYSPRRIERYLFLAKVSGAQTAIVLNKMDLCENPETKFEEIKTVAGEIPVEMISALDANQTSAILRFIEPGKTIAFLGSSGAGKSTIINSLLGENVQKTNGVKISDGTGRHTTTHRELFLLPGGGILMDNPGIREVGLFTGGDEDELDEVFPEIALAAEQCRFNDCSHNGEPDCGVAAALEDGRIEEARYSSYLKLSKELRAYRILNDPEEARKKKQKDKQMSKALKNRLKDKGRM